From Triplophysa dalaica isolate WHDGS20190420 chromosome 24, ASM1584641v1, whole genome shotgun sequence:
CTTTAGAGATCGAGAACGCCAGTGATATTCTGCTCTCCAGATGTGCCCAGCTTTCCTGCAggttctttcagtttttttcccTCGACACAGACAAATCTTTGAGCAGAACGGAAAGCTGAAGCCAGCTGTGAGAACGCTGCTGAATAATGCAGTGAAACTAGATGGTTTGGGAACGCCGCTACATACTTGTGAATATTAAACGCAGAACTGATGAAACCCAGACGGAGCGCTGACAGACGGATTGGTATTATGCTTTGATTCTTCACACATTTACTGCTGAAGATGTGTGGTCACGCCCACGACTGTTGTTTATGTGAACTCCTCACGTCCTCAAATATCTTTGCTGTTCCATAAGTCTCAccttcatttatatttagtcattgaGCAGACGCGTTTATCCACAGCAATTAGAACAACACGAGGACAACAAAAAGCGAAAGTGCAGTAAAAACTAGACAAACTAAACACCTACACAAAATCATCACACActcaaaaaataaagttattgaacaaacttaattaaattaaggatAACTTTTCCacaaatttgaattacatttcTCCAACAAAATCTAGTTCGTTTGATACTATTCATTATAATCTTGTTGTATGAACTTACATTTTTTAGTAGTCTTGAATCAATTAATTTGTGTcttaaactaaaatataacGATATgttcaaaattgtattatattatagatTTGTAACATTAATTAGACAATTAAGCAGATATTGAATTaatagaactcaacagaaatacaaataaaggATTGTAACCGCACACAACCTAACCAAACATATGacaaactcttcaaaaccttaaagataaattaacattaaaaagtgTTACTTTTTGCTGAAAAATGCAtctaataacatttatttatcacaaTAAAGTTACACGtaaaagcatgctgggaaatataactCCCCTATTATAACTgctttatgttaacacaacacaactcctttatgtcgTCCCAACATGAATTCAGGCATACGACTGAACATAAATAATCATGTTGTGACCAAATattccaaaagttgtgttgatttcacttaagcaagttaagtaaattgaacaagcagcAAAAAGCGTTCTTTTGAGTGCAGCCAACTGAAAAAATACTATGACCAAATATGACAAATTCATGTACAAACTTAAATAATCAGATATAATCAGATTCATGTGTCTTTATGTAGTTCATATCAAGTCAATGATGGATTGTGTTGAGACATCAGCAGTGGAATTATTTAGTAGGAATGAAGCATATGAAGCACTTTTGATTTTCCACAGCAGGACAAATATTGACCAAAGTTACATTTCATTAGAACTGGAAGAAAAGCAAGAAAAGCATCTCTTTACTTTGATGAATGTTGACGTGAGTGATTCACTCTTCaatgatgtttgtttgaagACAAGCTGGTTTTGCAGACGTTCGATTTGCATGAAGTTATTTAGCAACAGAAACAGACATCAATATTGATGTGACTTCCGTCATGAGCACTTTTCTTCAGATCGGTGAGTCAAAACTACTGACTCATGCCATGATGTAATGCTCCAGTTCTTCACAATAACACATGAATCTATAAAGAGCTCGAAAACGCACGGCGGCTGTTACGAGTCATGAAGACGTGAAAATCACACAGGACATAAACtagtttgtttctgtttattttatacatcaGTGTTTGGTGGAGTTGTCATAGGGATTCCTTTACACCACAAAAAATCTGTCTGGATTTACATAACGCACAAGAAACTTTataattgtatacatttatcTTGATGATGTTAATCTTTCTTTGTTCGATCGCTTGTTCTGTTCTGGTCCttgaatgttttgttaatatatatatttacagaaacCATCATCAGTATCTTTAATCTTGAATATTAAAAAGGCCTAAAGCTgagagagaaatgaaataatattCCAGCGGAAGGTTCAGAGGGTAAaatagatttatatatatatatatttattaaacacttttgattgcatttgaGTTTTGTAAATGAGTTACAGGAGCAGTGGATTTCTTGGCTGATGGTTGTTATTTTCACTCAGTGCTTCTTGTTTTcgttgcaataaaataaaacagatgttCTCAGCTCATAAATATCTGAAGGTATGTTTCAAACggtctttgtctgtttttatttacagtgtgaATCTCCAGAGGAACGAATGAACTTCAACAGCAGGAGAGACCTGAAGTGAACATGATGACGTGATGCTAAAACATTCATCTCATCTTCAACGTGTGAATAGACAAAAcatttcagtatttatttatcaagATATTGTTGAAggaattgttcacccaaaaatggtcccGATAGTAGAAATAAAAATCACTGGTCAAGTCCATGGgtaccatttttgggtgaactaactaatatgaaaaatgagaaatgtgaactgtaaacaaaacaaatgaaggtCAACATCACAGGACATTGACTTTGAGTCCTcataataaaactataaacaatggaaattattattattatttaataacacCAAGCAGTGTAAATTCATGTCTGACAGAAACATTCATAACAGATTATTATCAGTATTTAGTGTACATgaactgttttacatttttgaaagaaaatacCAGTTTTGTCTTGATAAATGTAGATTGTATATATCCCTGAACAATCCCATAACCCTGAAAATAATAAGTCAATAATATTTATGGGTATTTAACTTTCCTGCAGCTCACTGGTTAGAACATGGCGTAAGCAATGCTGAGGTCGAGGCTTCGATCCCACATAGTGAGAAGCAAAAGTATAATGCGATTCAatttcgctttggataaaagcgtctgctaagtgaataaatgtaaatgtactttctGCGTAGTTTGAATATCAGCAAAACAAACTTTCCTAGCAGATATAAACACATCAGTATACAGAAACAGATGTTTACCATTTGAAATAGAAATAAGTGCATATGAATATGAAGAGAATATTGATGATTTTGTCTGTTAGAGGGAACGCCTTCACAAACTCTATTGAGAGAATGGCACCCATCATACAGCTGAGGAATAAACTCAACGGCACCACCACAGCAGCGTGATCTCTTATTacatagaaatgttttaaaatataaaacgaGCAAAGAATATTACAGACGATGACGCCACGTGCAGCATAACACACTGTGAGCACATCTGACCACGACCTGATGCTAGCTGCTCCAAAGATCAGACCCAAACCCAACAAACAcaccaaatatttaaataacagcAACATAATAACAAAGGAAATGGATTTCAGTagattatatttgttttgtggtgGTAATATGACAAATAACAGCAACAATGTAATGCCTTCTCTGATTGGCTCATTGTTTATTGCCAGTGCAGAGACTGTTGAGGAGAACAAAGCCATATTCAGAGGAATGGCAACGTCTGGACTCAGAAATCTTCTTAAAGAAACGAGAAGGACAAATCCGCTCATCCATGTGAAATATTTCAGGCACTCTTGAGTATAAATGACCAGAACGGTCAACGAGAGACAAACTAAACTGCAGAATACAATCACAGCCGTCTCTTCTAAAGTCAGATTCAGGCCTTCACGTCTTTTCTCTGGGTCTTGGAAGGTTTTCGGTGGGGAGTAAAATGACTCTCTGTTGAATGTGATTAACTTCTGGATGTGTGTCATGAGAGCTTTGGTCTGAAGAGGTTTGGCGCGTGTGATTTTGAGAACTCTGCCTCCGCAGGCATGGATGGTTTCTTCAGCTCTACGTGTCATGCTGTCAGCGTTCTCTTGAGACAGAAGGAGGATGCAGTACTGCAGAACCTCAGATCCCAGCCGCTCCTGGACATGTTTGAGTACATCACACTCTTCACATTCTTCATCTTTGAGGGTCAGAAGAACAGCGTGAGGTCCAGGAGACGAGAAGAACAAAGCTGTTTTAAAGTCTTGTgtctctgtgttcttctcacagGGGTTTGGTCCAAAGATCAGCATCATCTTTCTGTCGCTCTCATTTGAGATGACTTCACCCTTTACAATCTGTGGTGTTGCTTTTCTTCCCAACAGAACATCTGCAGAACGTCTGACGTCATGTTTATCTCCAAGAATCAGGATCCTCAGGTGCTCGTGAGAAGAAACTGAAAGAGAACCTCAAACTGTAAGGACATGTAAGGAATTTAACGTAGATATGAAGACCTGTTTTACACTAAATCATTGGTCACATTGAGAAGTGAGCCCATGAGAAATATCACAAAATAGATTACTGTAAAAAGGAACGTACATGACCAAGGGACACATTTCTATTGTAAATTCATTCACTAGAAACAAAAGGCTTCTTCACACTCATCGAtttaatcatacactagacttgattatatctcaccgagccgatctaaccaataaagatattatacctcaaagcaaCGATGCCAAGAttaccatcttataacatgtacactgcgcactgcagaagtCAGTCGTATCACTCCTGATCAACAGGGTAGATAGCAGGGCCGGACGGGACCAGTGGGGACTTGGCGGGGCTGGACGGGTCCTCAGGGTCTCTGGCGGCACGGaagagcaacaacaacaaccaaacgTAACATAACTTAAAACTGGCCAATGAACTAAAGGAACAGACAGGCTTAAATACACAGGGGAATGTATTTAGGGaaacagaatcaggtgaggAACTAGTTAACTAATGAGGAAATCAGGCACAGATGACCAaaccaaaacagaaaagaatataACTTTGACAAATAGAACGATCAACTAAACTACTGAAGATAGTTTCTCAAAGagcttgccagatctgactcctttaaCAACCATACCAATGAATACACAATCTCTCGATGACATGACCTTAACTTGGGCACTATTTTCCCTGTTGCACCTATGAGGttaaaaaagatgaatgagAAGAACAAAGCACACTGGTACAATAGAACCACTCGCGCCCTTAAAAGAGAAATGtgtaaactggagcgcaaatggaaacaaacccagtTAGAGGCCTTTAATATTGCCTGGAAAGAGATTGCAAACTATTATAAAatggcactaaaagcagcaaaggTGGAGCACCTCCGAAACCtcatagaaactaacaaaaacaatccaaggtttatTAAGTACagttgctaaattaacaaataaatagacTTCACCTGAACTGGCTATTctgccgcaccttggtagcaatgcattcacacatttttatggAGAAAATCAAAACATACGAGCCAAAATAGTAAAAACTCAACCTCTAACCTCTGTTTTATGAATAAGTATCAACTGCTGCAGTGTTTTCACCTACAAAAAAGGAAGATTTTATTAAACTTATTGCAATAAACTAACAAAATGCTTATTAGCCCCCATACCAACCAAATCATTTAAAGTGCTACTCCCTGttgatatcaatatgtccatttaaatgggggATCATCCAATCTAatgcaagtcaattatggatgaCCTCAGGGATTGGTATTAAGGCCCTTGCACTTCTCCATATACACACTgcccccttggcaacattattagaaaccATGGATTTAGCTTCatctgttatgcagatgatactcagctatatatctcatcaagaccagatgattcctttaagctatccaaactggcagagtgcatcgaagatataaaacattggatgactagtaatttcctccttttaaactctagcaaaacagaaatattacttatagcaccaaaatcaagtaaacagaatatctctgattataacctgcaaattgaaagctgcactgttactccaacaaatacagttaaaaaacgttatattagacggcaacctgtcatttaaaaatcacatctcaaatgtcacaTAACAGCCTttttccaccttagaaatgttgccaaatcataaaatattttgtgtgttgcagacgcagaaaagcttattcatgcatttgtgacctcaagacttgactattgtaatgctctacttagtggttgtcctgtatcacgataaacaaactacagttagttcagaatgcagctgacagagttcttaccaggtcaagaaaatacgatcacataacctcAATGTTATCATCCCTTCACTGGTTACACATGAAGTATCGTGATGAAAGTTcttttaattaatatatatatatatatcccacataacagagcttctatcGCTCTAAGATGTCAAAACTCCAGACTTCTGATCAGACCTAGAATatctaaatccaccaaagggggtcgagctttctcatacgtagcacctaaactctagAACACcgttcctgatactattcgagggtcagacacactctcccaaaaAATCAAGCATTCGCTTAATGCATAATATCCTAAATAAaccaccgggagactgcatttattagatgtatttactagaatgatcttgcttgttctataaacaccatggacattcattttttgtttatctgtttttcttattttctcctgttaAGGTGCTTTGGAACAAAGCACGTTGTGAAAAgagctatttaaaaaatattaaattgaattaaattcgGATCTTTTAGATCAAATGGATCTATGATCTTCTTCAAACAGTGAAGGCTCAAATGAGAGCAAAACTTTGATATGCTGTATTAAGCACACACACCGTACTGTACCTTCGAATCGACCAGATGTGACGTGATATCCAATAATACAAACCAGGAGCCATTTTGATCTTATTTGGATTAACTTCATCTTAAATCCTGCAAAGGAAAAACAAACGGTTTCTAAATACACACTATATTATATCTTAACTTGAAATATCAACATGATCACCAACATGTTCacagtttgttcatttaaaagcattacTGCTCGCTCttcttgtttttcataaaaaacttTCAACTTTGAATGAAACTGCTTGACATGATGGTTTTATAAACAACTCCGGTTTAGTGAGTGGAACAGCAGATCACATGAAACATGAAGTGTGAAAAGGAAAGTTTGAATGTCACCACTGTTTAGTTTCACTTAGATTTGAGAAATTCAGTTAAATCTGCTTAAATCTGTCTTTGTAGGTCAAGAATCCACACAGAATTCTTCATAATCATCTCTCTGCTGTCTTTCCTCAGAACCTCAGATCCTCATGATCAACAGATGAAGAGAGAATGAAAACCCATCAGTGAGAATCATGCTAATGTTATTAAACACATCTTCTCTTAGAACGCCATTAGAATGAATATCTGCAGTAATATTCacataaattcacatttcacaatTCAGccataacataacatttacaatttCATGTTCTTTAAGTAGAAAAAGCACAGAAGATTAAAGAGAGACTATACCTTTGTGTTGAACGTGTTGTGATTCTGTGAACGTCTGTCAGTCTCCATAGTTATGACATGAAAGAGCTCATTCAGAGCACTGGACCAATCAGAAGAAGAGGGCGGCGGAGCATGCGTCACATTCCATTAAGTGAAAGTAACAGAAAGTACCTGCGCAGGTATGCATTCAATGCAAAACTCCAGTATAACTGCAATCCgaccgacacacacacacacacagacagacagacagacacacacacacacacacacacacacacacagacagacagacagacacacacagaaagacagacacacacacacacacacacgcacacacagacagacagacacacacacacacaaacacgcagacagacagacagacagacacacacacacacacacacatacacacacacacacatacagacagacacacacagacagacacacacacacacacacacacacatacagacagacacacacagacagacagacacacacacacacacacacagacagacagacagacagacagacagacagacagacacacacacacagacagacacacacacagacagacacacacacagacacacacacacacacacacacacacacagacagacagacacacacagaaagacagacacacacacacacacacacacagacagacagacacacacacacacaaacacgcagacagacagacagacagacacacacacacacacacacacactcacacagacacacacacacacacacatacagacagacacacacagacagacacacacacacagacagatagatagacacacacacacagacagacacacacacagacagacacacagacagacacacgcacacacacacacacacacacacacacagacagacacacacacacagacagacacacacagacagacagacagtacatacatacagacagacagacaggcgaACTGACCAACCAGCCGtccgacagacagacagacagacagactgacaaCTGTTTgtcctgtttaaaaaaatgtggttggaaacaatttaaaacacaattacttatcagataaaatatatCAGCAAGTTCTTTGatcaaatcttattttttttatcccCTACCTCTCTTTACACTCAGATGTCAATaatatacatacaatatatatatatatatatatatattcttaaagattatgtaaatgtaatatacatacttgttttaaacatgtttttttaacccCATTCTTTTAAACCGCATGTGTTGTTTTAGCTCACGCTTGATTCTAAATGTCTTGCTTCATCTACTCAACAGTTGGGTTGTGGGGGTTTTCGGGGTCCTTTTTGACCCCACCATGACTTGAGAGGTATGAATTATGCACCTCCTTGTGAATACAGGAGAGACCCATCTGGTTGGTTATCAGCTGTGGACATTGTGGATGCAAAATACTTTATTCATGGAATGATCCATGTTCACATACATTTAACTGATATGCATTAAAATCAGAATGTCATGGTTACGTCAGCTGTGAATGTGAAACTGTACCCCAGAGAGATGATTATTCATTCTGCTCATGAGGAATTTGTGTTTTGGCTCAGACGACAGCCTTACATTTCACATCCACTCTGCAGGGGTCTCCACGTGATAATATTTCACTGGCCTATTCAGTGATCCAGCATCATATCTAATGATGAATGACACTGAAGATCTGCAAGTGTAAATCTTTCAGAAACATTTCTGTGTGTGATTATCACTTtctttcatgtttgaaaaagtTTCATGAGTGATGAAAGGTCCAGATCCTGAGAGGTGAGACACCTGTTCATTTACTGTTAGTATCTGTCAGCTTGTGGTTCACTAACAATGTCACTGTGAAAGGAAATCA
This genomic window contains:
- the LOC130414310 gene encoding uncharacterized protein LOC130414310; its protein translation is MKLIQIRSKWLLVCIIGYHVTSGRFEVSSHEHLRILILGDKHDVRRSADVLLGRKATPQIVKGEVISNESDRKMMLIFGPNPCEKNTETQDFKTALFFSSPGPHAVLLTLKDEECEECDVLKHVQERLGSEVLQYCILLLSQENADSMTRRAEETIHACGGRVLKITRAKPLQTKALMTHIQKLITFNRESFYSPPKTFQDPEKRREGLNLTLEETAVIVFCSLVCLSLTVLVIYTQECLKYFTWMSGFVLLVSLRRFLSPDVAIPLNMALFSSTVSALAINNEPIREGITLLLLFVILPPQNKYNLLKSISFVIMLLLFKYLVCLLGLGLIFGAASIRSWSDVLTVCYAARGVIVCNILCSFYILKHFYVIRDHAAVVVPLSLFLSCMMGAILSIEFVKAFPLTDKIINILFIFICTYFYFKW